From a single Solenopsis invicta isolate M01_SB chromosome 4, UNIL_Sinv_3.0, whole genome shotgun sequence genomic region:
- the LOC113003211 gene encoding uncharacterized protein LOC113003211, translated as MGYSTETALHATVSFIEEQLERGGYAVGTFLDIEGAFNKVHKVVCEEALHRGVPEKLVEWIRSMLGRRVVASLGTTRVSGGVERGCPQGGVLSPLLWCLVMDGLLEGLSERGFFVQGYADDVALLVREPFLGPLLELMQNALGTVERWCKGTGLSVNPLKTGLVVFTRKYKVGTIKGPIFEDTRLAPAESVKYLGVILDKKLSWREHLESRSVLWWPRARKKAAVVALEHIRALILRGALGAMRTTLVAAMGILLGIEPLHQVVVGAAAIAAHRLACHRDADEIEPGAPVQAWDGDVWFTDGSKTGTSSGAGIVCRQRRVAESLLLDGYATVFQTEIVAILRCAHLALKVRETGGRVRICSDSQAAIKALEAPIYTLRLVWDCRNALEKLAKDKEVIVIPRSLGGPIPGHSGIEGNEEADRLARAASRMEVFGPGPVLGVPFCLGRERLRAWLRNEHLEFWKNELRTKCRQAGALLEETPSEGLVRDIRSLSRRDARIVVQILTGHGALNYNMHRLGRSDTAECRACREEEETSLHILCDCPAYAGLRLKLLGSAFPKPGQISRLPMRDLKLECLALVWSLKKWHTLLLGRQVRVYTNHRALQFLSTCVQNNTRIARWFSFLQEFDLDIIHILGKDNAITDTLSRNADVERVLKDNEKYIGLIRSNMDGTETND; from the exons ATGGGCTATTCCACGGAGACGGCTCTTCATGCGACTGTGTCGTTTATCGAGGAGCAACTGGAGAGGGGCGGCTATGCGGTGGGCACTTTCTTAGATATAGAGGGTGCTTTCAACAAAGTGCACAAGGTGGTGTGTGAGGAAGCGTTGCACAGGGGTGTGCCGGAGAAACTCGTGGAGTGGATCCGGAGCATGCTAGGGCGACGAGTTGTAGCTTCGTTGGGAACAACGAGGGTCAGTGGAGGGGTGGAGAGGGGATGCCCCCAGGGCGGGGTACTCTCTCCACTGTTATGGTGCCTAGTGATGGATGGGCTGCTTGAGGGTCTGAGTGAGAGGGGCTTCTTCGTGCAGGGCTACGCTGACGACGTGGCTCTGCTAGTGCGAGAACCCTTTCTCGGGCCTCTCTTGGAGCTCATGCAGAACGCACTGGGAACAGTAGAGCGGTGGTGCAAGGGGACCGGTTTATCAGTGAATCCGCTGAAAACGGGGCTCGTTGTTTTCACTCGCAAATATAAAGTGGGCACTATAAAGGGGCCCATCTTTGAAGATACAAGGCTAGCCCCAGCTGAGTCAGTAAAATATCTGGGAGTGATCTTAGATAAGAAGCTGTCCTGGAGGGAGCATCTTGAAAGCCGCT CAGTTTTGTGGTGGCCTAGGgcgcggaagaaagcggcggtggtggcgctTGAGCACATCAGGGCTCTGATTTTAAGAGGGGCCCTGGGTGCAATGCGAACCACGCTGGTGGCAGCCATGGGCATTCTGCTCGGGATTGAACCACTTCACCAGGTGGTGGTGGGGGCGGCGGCGATCGCTGCACATCGACTAGCCT GTCACAGGGACGCAGACGAGATTGAACCCGGAGCACCGGTTCAGGCCTGGGACGGGGACGTCTGGTTTACAGATGGCTCCAAGACGGGTACGAGCTCCGGCGCGGGCATTGTTTGCCGACAGAGGAGGGTGGCGGAAAGCCTGCTCCTGGATGGGTACGCCACAGTTTTCCAGACGGAGATTGTGGCGATCCTGAGATGTGCCCATCTGGCCCTGAAAGTGAGGGAGACAGGTGGGCGCGTGAGAATATGCTCGGACAGTCAAGCTGCTATCAAAGCACTCGAAGCTCCGATTTACACCTTGCGGCTGGTCTGGGACTGCAGAAATGCACTGGAGAAGCTGGCGAAGGACAAAGAAGTTATCGTGATCCCCAGGTCACTCGGGGGACCCATCCCCGGTCACTCGGGGATTGAGGGCAATGAGGAGGCCGATCGGCTCGCCAGGGCCGCATCAAGAATGGAGGTGTTCGGGCCGGGACCGGTGCTGGGGGTTCCTTTCTGCCTTGGCAGGGAGAGGCTTCGGGCCTGGCTGCGGAACGAGCACCTCgagttttggaaaaatgagcTGAGGACCAAATGTCGACAGGCCGGGGCTCTACTGGAGGAAACACCCAGTGAGGGCCTAGTCCGGGACATAAGGTCCTTGAGCAGAAGGGACGCCAGGATAGTAGTGCAAATACTGACTGGTCATGGAGCCCTCAATTACAACATGCACAGGCTGGGCCGTTCTGATACGGCCGAGTGTAGGGCCTGtagggaggaagaggagacaagtctccacattCTTTGTGACTGTCCGGCCTATGCAGGGCTGAGACTAAAATTACTAGGCTCGGCATTTCCCAAGCCAGGGCAGATTAGCAGGCTACCTATGAGGGACCTGA AGCTTGAGTGCTTAGCACTAGTCTGGAGCCTGAAAAAATGGCATACTCTCCTGTTAGGAAGACAAGTGCGAGTTTATACCAACCATCGAGCCTTGCAGTTCTTGAGCACTTGCGTGCAGAACAATACAAGAATTGCTAGGTGGTTCAGTTTTCTGCAAGAGTTTGATTTAGACATAATCCATATTCTAGGCAAGGATAACGCTATAACTGATACCTTATCAAGGAACGCTGATGTAGAACGCGTTCTAAAGGACAATGAAAAATACATTGGTCTAATAAGAAGTAACATGGATGGTACTGAAACAAATGACTAG